In a single window of the Prinia subflava isolate CZ2003 ecotype Zambia chromosome 3, Cam_Psub_1.2, whole genome shotgun sequence genome:
- the NOP2 gene encoding probable 28S rRNA (cytosine(4447)-C(5))-methyltransferase yields MGRKLDPTRKEKRGPGRKARKQRGAEVELARFLPPEPETGRKKLSSHGRKRAAKRRLGAGSGPAGKRPLGGGGGEREPTVEEQPSPQKEKRAVKAAGQTARGRSGFTDGNSKWLVPAKAKKTQPKGNHVELSSDGEVEEGSWEMEEEEDGSSDEMVDDYGASSSEEEELLPIEKNALKQKRDREGFSEDDSEEEEEEEEAEEASKQKMGQKEEEGPDLQLNVDIDEQFKLPTSEEIEKEAAEPPDLHVIHQRIQGNMEVLQDFREKREEGRSRQEYLALLRRDMAAYYSYSDFLLSKLMDIFPLPELVNFLEANEVPRPVTIRTNTLKTRRRDLAQALINRGVNLDPLGKWSKTGLVIYDSTVPIGATPEYLAGHYMLQGASSLLPVMALAPQENERILDMCCAPGGKTSYIAQLMKNTGMILANDSSAERLRSVVGNLHRLGVTNAVVSNCDGRQFPKVLGGFDRVLLDAPCSGTGVISKDPAVKTNKDEADILRCAHLQKELILSAIDSVNAASETGGYIVYCTCSIMVEENEWVVDYALKKRNVRLVATGLDFGKEGFTRFRDRRFHPSLKSTRRFYPHTHNMDGFFIAKLKKFSNAIPQARKDEEPAVEAAAPPAVPDTSIAEPLPKKKKLERSKAEEEQKLPQPALKKKLSLQAQRRPLKAVRPFPKMMRPKVLTRKKKHRVKANGQ; encoded by the exons ATGGGGCGGAAGCTCGACCCCACCAGGAAGGAGAAGCGCGGCCCCGGGCGCAAGGCCCGCAAGCAGCGCGGGGCCGAGGTGGAGCTGGCCCGCTTCCTGCCGCCAG AGCCGGAGACCGGCAGAAAGAAGCTCTCCAGTCACGGCAGAAAGAG GGCCGCCAAGAGGCGACTGGGAGCGGGCAGCGGCCCGGCGGGGAAGAGGCCGctcggaggaggaggaggagagcggGAGCCGACAG TTGAAGAGCAGCCGTCCCCACAGAAGGAGAAACGTGCTGTAAAGGCAGCAGGACAAACTGCCCGTGGCCGATCTGGCTTCACTGATGGCAATTCCAAGTGGCTGGTTCCAGCCAAAGCCAAGAAAACCCAACCTAAAGGAAACCATGTGGAATTATCCAGTGATGGTGAGGTGGAAGAGGGcagctgggagatggaggaggaggaggatgggagCAGCGATGAAATGGTGGATGATTATGGTGCCTCATCATCAGAGGAAGAAGAG CTGCTGCCTATTGAAAAAAATGCCCTGAAGCAGAAGCGTGACAG GGAAGGCTTCAGTGAAGATGACagtgaagaagaggaggaggaagaggaagcagaggaggcaagcaagcagaaaatgggacagaaggaagaagagggCCCAGATCTGCAGCTCAATGTGGATATAGATGAACAATTTAAACTGCCAACTAGTGAAGAGATTGAGAAGGAGG CTGCTGAGCCTCCAGACCTGCACGTCATTCACCAGCGCATCCAGGGCAACATGGAGGTGCTGCAGGACTTTAGGGAGAAGCGGGAGGAGGGCCGCTCCCGGCAGGAATACCTCGCGCTGCTGCGCCGGGACATGGCCGCCTACTACTCCTACAGCGACTTCCTGCTCTCCAAGCTCATGGACATCTTCCCGCTCCCTGAG CTGGTGAACTTCCTGGAGGCTAACGAGGTTCCCCGCCCTGTCACCATTCGCACCAACACGCTGAAGACGCGGCGGCGGGACCTGGCACAG GCTCTGATCAACCGTGGTGTGAATCTTGACCCCCTGGGGAAGTGGTCGAAGACGGGACTCGTTATTTATGACTCCACTGTGCCCATCG gTGCCACCCCAGAGTATCTGGCTGGACACTACATGCTGCAAGGAGCCTCCAGTCTTCTCCCTGTCATGGCGCTGGCTCCGCAGGAGAACGAGCGCATCCTGGATATGTGCTGTGCCCCAGGAGGCAAGACCAGCTACATAG CTCAGCTTATGAAGAACACAGGGATGATCCTGGCTAACGACAGCAGTGCTGAGCGGCTGCGTAGCGTGGTGGGGAATTTGCACCGGCTGGGAGTCACCAATGCCGTTGTGAGTAACTGCGATGGACGCCAGTTCCCCAAG GTTCTTGGAGGCTTCGACCGTGTCTTGCTCGATGCTCCTTGTAGCGGAACAGGCGTCATTTCCAAGGATCCTGCTGTCAAAACCAACAAG GATGAGGCGGATATCCTGCGTTGTGCCCACCTGCAGAAGGAGCTGATTCTTAGCGCCATAGATTCAGTCAACGCTGCCTCGGAGACAGGGGGCTACATTGTCTACTGCACTTGCTCCATCATG GTGGAGGAGAACGAGTGGGTTGTGGATTACGCCCTGAAGAAACGCAATGTCCGTTTGGTGGCCACAGGCCTGGACTTTGGCAAGGAAGGCTTCACCAG GTTCAGGGACCGCCGCTTCCACCCGTCCCTCAAGTCCACGCGCCGTTTCTACCCCCACACGCACAATATGGATGGGTTCTTCATCGCCAAGCTCAAGAAGTTCTCCAACGCCATCCCACAGGCACGGAAAG ATGAAGAGCCTGCTGTGGAAGCAGCCGCTCCGCCCGCTGTCCCCGATACCAGCATCGCAGAGCCTCtgccaaaaaagaagaaacttgaGAGATCAAAAGCTGAAGAAGAGCAGAAGCTGCCCCAACCTGCTCTGAAGAAGAAACTTTCCTTGCAAGCACAGAGGAGACCCTTGAAGGCTGTCCGACCTTTTCCCAAAATGATGCGGCCTAAAGTCCTGACCAGGAAGAAGAAGCATAGAGTGAAGGCGAATGGACAGTGA